A single Crateriforma conspicua DNA region contains:
- a CDS encoding glycosyl hydrolase family 28 protein has protein sequence MALAIVGSLMEDAMVPQLNRRSTATKRVASAKIDSPKLFYRGTTDSQVRVASRSSPVVLGLVAIVVSCVSAGRPMAAQRPEPHQDVSVIQDEPWAVFRTPGLSDSQRSPFYRVEVQGQTADVYVTRPPAGDGRTDGAAFDRADRRSFSFATFQCGKAVDVRVQKVNGTFQKVRLRPSRKVGVDFDILQQDAQAGWVKIRVHKPGAKFSVEFIDQHFRQRRDIPRDALLLFADPMDDERQQFVGGPETNDGDIGVVMPGASLASVENKPVVVFQPGVHRIGDWKVPRSVQRIHLQGGAYVMGAIDARSVDGLTLTGSGILSGEDFPWRAQHGSNEPVMHDPWKTSIKLVDVGPNFTIQGVTLVNAPHFVCNTFDHGGTIRNVKILGSWRWNNDGFDVPRNGIVEDCFVSAFDDAFKLYHDHAMVRNCVVWQMNNGAVFQLGWFGKTVSDVRVSHIDVIHTEYTGTNENWGLVSMARHDGAGVIEDFVFEDIVMEGPVARMMGLHLHESPRQKVRDMRFRDITVDRWLDPSDYHNIAETGNVPSQADPSGETNVVGGDVQGLTFERLRVAGEFINQQNSQTTGRFTVIGSPEISFASGGASDDHSKSGSRDARQH, from the coding sequence ATGGCACTTGCAATCGTGGGCAGTTTGATGGAGGACGCGATGGTTCCGCAGCTCAACCGACGGTCGACGGCGACCAAACGTGTCGCCAGCGCAAAGATCGATTCGCCAAAGCTTTTTTACAGGGGGACGACCGATAGCCAGGTCCGCGTGGCGTCGCGGTCATCACCTGTGGTGCTCGGTCTGGTTGCCATCGTGGTGTCGTGCGTTTCCGCAGGTCGACCGATGGCGGCACAGCGTCCCGAGCCGCACCAAGACGTATCGGTCATTCAAGACGAACCATGGGCCGTCTTTCGAACGCCAGGTTTAAGTGATTCCCAGCGGTCACCTTTCTATCGGGTCGAGGTCCAAGGACAAACGGCGGATGTCTATGTCACGCGACCGCCGGCGGGCGACGGGCGAACCGACGGCGCGGCCTTTGATCGTGCCGATCGGCGATCGTTCAGTTTTGCGACTTTCCAATGCGGCAAAGCTGTGGATGTGAGGGTGCAGAAGGTGAACGGGACGTTTCAGAAGGTTCGGTTGCGTCCAAGTCGAAAGGTTGGCGTCGACTTCGACATTCTTCAGCAAGATGCCCAGGCCGGATGGGTCAAGATTCGCGTGCACAAGCCCGGTGCGAAATTTTCGGTGGAGTTCATTGATCAGCACTTTCGCCAGCGCCGGGATATACCACGCGATGCATTGTTGTTGTTTGCCGACCCGATGGATGACGAACGCCAGCAATTCGTCGGCGGTCCGGAAACCAACGACGGCGATATCGGGGTTGTGATGCCCGGGGCCAGTCTTGCTTCTGTTGAAAACAAGCCAGTGGTCGTCTTTCAGCCCGGCGTTCACCGGATCGGCGATTGGAAGGTGCCCCGAAGCGTTCAGCGGATTCATCTCCAAGGCGGCGCTTATGTGATGGGGGCCATCGATGCAAGATCCGTGGATGGTTTAACGCTGACGGGATCCGGGATCTTGTCCGGCGAAGACTTTCCATGGCGCGCACAGCACGGTTCAAACGAACCGGTGATGCATGACCCGTGGAAGACGTCCATCAAATTGGTCGACGTGGGACCCAATTTCACGATCCAGGGAGTCACTCTGGTCAACGCACCCCACTTTGTTTGCAATACGTTTGACCATGGCGGCACAATTCGGAACGTCAAAATCCTTGGCAGTTGGCGATGGAACAACGATGGTTTCGACGTGCCACGAAACGGCATCGTCGAGGATTGTTTCGTGTCAGCCTTTGACGATGCATTCAAGCTGTATCACGACCATGCGATGGTTCGAAACTGTGTCGTGTGGCAAATGAACAACGGCGCCGTTTTTCAGTTGGGGTGGTTCGGGAAAACCGTTTCCGATGTGCGTGTCAGTCACATCGATGTGATTCATACCGAGTACACCGGCACCAATGAAAACTGGGGCTTGGTCAGCATGGCCCGTCACGACGGAGCCGGTGTGATCGAAGACTTTGTGTTCGAAGACATCGTGATGGAAGGTCCCGTTGCCCGGATGATGGGACTGCACTTGCACGAATCACCAAGGCAGAAAGTTCGCGACATGCGATTTCGCGATATCACCGTTGACCGGTGGTTGGACCCGAGCGATTACCACAACATCGCGGAAACCGGCAACGTGCCTTCGCAAGCGGATCCGTCGGGGGAGACGAATGTCGTCGGTGGTGACGTGCAAGGTTTGACTTTCGAACGTCTGCGGGTGGCTGGCGAGTTCATCAACCAGCAAAACTCTCAAACGACGGGACGATTCACTGTGATCGGATCGCCAGAGATCAGCTTTGCATCGGGTGGGGCTTCCGACGATCATTCGAAGTCGGGAAGTCGCGATGCGCGGCAGCATTGA
- a CDS encoding carbohydrate binding domain-containing protein: MSPFRSFLHPLVWYIASLRILLMMALVFLGSWMPGSAQEPKGWFEFGMSAVDDQLDFLVNDDSIVPAGQPGRVTVADGHFVDGNGERIRFIGTNLCFGGAFPDKNDATAIAKRLGQLGVNVVRFHHMDNASAPRGIWDRGHKQLDDDQLDRLDWLIAQLKQNGIYSNLNLHVSRDYPGINRNTERAFRYGKALDNFYGPYIQLQKQYAKDLLTHRNPYTGTTYTKEPAILCVEINNENSLTTAPWDSLADQGEPWGPELQKQWNRWLAARYDDIDQARRAWGEVDEPLGAPMLAQPVAGRELDAWNLQAPAPAEATIQTSQDAPEGESFSIHCELTRPGSEEWHFQLNQRGISLEAGRLYTFSFWAKSDRPRTIRPEARLAIDPWDHLGLETAVQLTPRWQRFDLPFRATESHQDVCRVGWVMGNDVGSVWVSGASLRPGGVLGTAKSQSIAKGNVRLTRRVDTVQRQQDYLRFLMDTEQRYHVMMHDFLKLDLGLQAMVINTQASYGRTAGILRESRWSDFIDMHGYWQHPRFPGRPWDPSNWTIENTSMIGEPDGGRIGLIARHRVAAMPFSVSEYNHPAPNESAVEMFPILSSVAAMQDWDAIYQFSYMNSSETPEVPRIDSYFELANHPGHLVWLPIAKQIFRQGGVRPLATSMTLQIPTDAAHADESISDHWSAAGAQDDGLMNHRLQVKVGDTDAPVIHRTTVTDAAAATNQVRWQTGDNNVARPATFVVNAPTVRAAVGQLADRTIQLGDVSLIVRGLDKKYASFGLASLDNRPIETSKRMLLVLVGRVENTGMRWNESRTSVGTDWGDAPTIAEGISASVVIPGKVNVTSLSASGEPQTEVPVRLAGDRSGIKLGPKYKTLWYLVQRP; encoded by the coding sequence ATGTCACCCTTTCGTTCATTCTTGCATCCGTTGGTTTGGTATATCGCGTCACTGCGAATACTTCTGATGATGGCGTTGGTCTTCCTGGGCAGCTGGATGCCGGGTTCCGCCCAAGAACCCAAAGGCTGGTTTGAATTTGGCATGTCGGCCGTCGATGACCAGCTTGACTTCCTGGTCAACGATGATTCGATCGTCCCGGCCGGACAGCCGGGGCGGGTGACGGTCGCCGATGGACACTTCGTCGACGGCAACGGTGAACGCATTCGCTTCATCGGTACCAACCTTTGTTTTGGCGGCGCATTCCCCGACAAGAACGATGCGACGGCAATCGCTAAACGTCTGGGGCAATTGGGCGTGAACGTGGTTCGATTCCATCACATGGACAACGCCAGTGCACCTCGTGGCATTTGGGATCGCGGTCACAAACAACTGGACGACGATCAGTTGGACCGACTGGATTGGCTGATTGCCCAACTGAAACAGAACGGGATCTACAGCAATCTGAACTTGCACGTATCTCGCGATTACCCCGGCATCAATCGGAACACCGAACGGGCCTTTCGGTACGGCAAAGCCCTGGACAACTTTTATGGCCCCTATATCCAACTTCAAAAACAGTATGCCAAGGACCTGTTGACGCATCGCAACCCCTACACGGGAACAACCTATACGAAAGAACCGGCGATCCTGTGCGTGGAGATCAACAACGAAAACAGCCTGACGACCGCCCCCTGGGATTCCCTGGCGGATCAGGGCGAACCGTGGGGCCCGGAACTTCAAAAGCAATGGAATCGATGGTTGGCGGCGAGATACGACGACATCGACCAGGCACGTCGGGCTTGGGGCGAAGTCGACGAACCGCTGGGTGCACCGATGCTTGCCCAACCGGTTGCCGGCCGCGAATTAGACGCTTGGAATTTGCAGGCCCCCGCGCCGGCCGAAGCGACCATTCAAACCAGCCAAGACGCGCCAGAGGGCGAATCTTTCAGCATTCACTGTGAACTCACCCGGCCCGGCAGCGAAGAATGGCATTTCCAGCTGAATCAACGCGGAATCAGCTTGGAAGCCGGGCGTCTGTACACTTTCAGTTTTTGGGCAAAGAGTGATCGACCGCGAACCATCCGTCCCGAAGCCCGGCTGGCGATCGATCCCTGGGATCATCTGGGCCTGGAAACGGCCGTGCAACTGACGCCGCGATGGCAGCGTTTTGATTTGCCGTTTCGTGCGACCGAAAGTCATCAAGACGTTTGTCGTGTCGGTTGGGTGATGGGCAATGACGTCGGATCGGTTTGGGTCTCCGGTGCATCACTTCGTCCCGGCGGAGTCTTGGGAACCGCGAAATCGCAAAGCATCGCCAAGGGCAATGTCCGGCTGACACGACGTGTCGATACCGTGCAACGACAGCAGGACTATCTGCGATTCCTGATGGATACCGAACAGCGTTATCACGTCATGATGCATGACTTCCTGAAGCTCGATCTTGGACTTCAGGCGATGGTGATCAACACCCAAGCCAGTTACGGCAGAACTGCCGGAATCCTGCGTGAATCGCGCTGGTCCGACTTCATCGACATGCACGGGTATTGGCAGCACCCACGATTTCCGGGACGGCCTTGGGACCCGTCCAATTGGACGATCGAAAACACATCCATGATCGGCGAGCCCGACGGCGGCCGGATCGGCCTGATCGCCCGACATCGTGTCGCGGCGATGCCGTTCAGCGTCAGTGAATACAATCATCCGGCGCCGAACGAATCGGCGGTCGAAATGTTTCCGATCCTGTCGTCGGTCGCGGCGATGCAGGATTGGGATGCGATCTATCAGTTTTCATACATGAATTCATCGGAGACGCCGGAAGTCCCACGCATTGATTCGTACTTCGAATTGGCCAATCACCCCGGGCACTTGGTGTGGTTGCCCATCGCAAAGCAGATTTTCCGTCAGGGCGGAGTCCGCCCGTTAGCGACATCCATGACATTGCAGATCCCGACCGATGCGGCGCACGCCGATGAATCGATTAGCGATCACTGGTCCGCCGCGGGGGCGCAAGACGATGGGCTGATGAATCACCGACTGCAAGTCAAAGTGGGCGACACCGACGCGCCCGTGATCCACCGGACAACCGTCACCGACGCCGCAGCAGCGACGAATCAAGTCCGTTGGCAAACGGGTGACAACAACGTCGCCCGCCCGGCGACCTTTGTCGTCAATGCCCCCACGGTGCGTGCTGCTGTCGGACAGTTGGCCGATCGCACGATCCAGCTTGGTGACGTTTCGCTGATCGTTCGGGGCCTGGACAAAAAATATGCGTCGTTCGGACTAGCGTCGCTGGACAACCGGCCGATCGAAACCTCCAAACGCATGTTGCTGGTTCTGGTCGGCCGCGTTGAAAACACCGGCATGCGGTGGAATGAATCTCGCACCAGTGTGGGCACCGACTGGGGCGACGCACCAACGATCGCCGAGGGCATCAGCGCGTCGGTGGTGATTCCTGGAAAGGTCAACGTGACATCGCTTTCGGCGTCGGGCGAACCGCAAACCGAAGTACCGGTTCGCTTGGCCGGCGATCGATCGGGGATCAAGCTGGGTCCGAAATACAAGACGCTGTGGTACCTGGTCCAGCGTCCTTAA
- a CDS encoding Crp/Fnr family transcriptional regulator: MSDDRVELLRQMPAFGGLKPESLQLLLSESTQLHTAAGDYFFHEGDRGDCVYILESGSVTVQRIWHDQTFVLGHLGPGDCFGEMALIDFCPRSASVYAESDCQTIQIPTRSLGILLRNDVEQYAMIMMNLGREVSRRLRVADDALFQLRHAGTAGTACS; the protein is encoded by the coding sequence ATGTCTGATGACCGCGTCGAACTGCTTCGCCAAATGCCCGCGTTTGGAGGATTGAAACCGGAATCGCTGCAACTTTTGCTAAGTGAATCCACCCAATTACACACTGCCGCGGGTGATTATTTTTTCCACGAAGGTGACCGCGGCGACTGTGTCTATATCCTGGAATCGGGATCCGTCACCGTTCAAAGGATCTGGCACGACCAAACGTTTGTTCTGGGCCACCTGGGTCCCGGCGATTGCTTTGGCGAAATGGCGTTGATTGATTTTTGTCCACGTTCGGCCAGCGTTTACGCGGAATCGGATTGCCAAACGATCCAAATTCCGACCCGATCCTTGGGTATCCTGTTGCGCAACGACGTCGAACAGTACGCGATGATCATGATGAACCTGGGACGTGAAGTCAGTCGCCGGTTAAGAGTGGCCGACGACGCGCTTTTCCAATTGCGTCACGCGGGTACCGCTGGCACAGCTTGTTCTTGA
- a CDS encoding serine/threonine protein kinase → MSGPKNSASFASDVSQSKQSVWGSRASRIKNVATSALSNLVFTRRRLWTWPLVAAVVLFLVGWFTHRHVERQVEHTLAQQLQALLNADVAALKIWLDVREADAESLGHDERVLDLVSGLKQVADAAAPQQRTAALLSAAEQRTLSDLLDDWLETQNVQGYMVVDRTGLVLASDTEGAVGNTELLQKSLPQFDPIFAGETHYLPPMKSILAMPDIDGEIRAGVPVMFINAPVQQDDGEILAALCLRIRPEDEFSKILQVARSGRTGETYAFNRDGLMVTASRFDETLKEIGLLEDSPHVRSLLNIELRDPGVDMTVGNRPKLRRNEQPLTALAQSATTGESGLNVGGYRDYRGVRVIGAWTWLDEFDIGVGTEFDTSEAFQSLQSLRIAFLGLTALLVLVTAGLFGLTFYASKLERQGREAAVEARRLGQYSLDEKLGAGAMGEVYRAHHQMLHRPTAVKLLNVDRHDEQAIARFEREVQMTCRLTHPNTIAIFDYGRTPEGIFYYAMEYLDGLSLDDLIRRFGPQSAGRVIYLLRQLCGSLAEAHEQKLIHRDVKPANIMLTRCGGMADFVKLLDFGLVKPQDSDREMTQAGSLTGTPLYMSPEAIQHQPLDHRSDLYAVGAVGYYMLTGTNVFRGQSIVELCQQHVRESPESPSQRMGRPVDDGLERALMWCLEKSPDGRPKNADELDQALAQCGDASRWDKYAAKEWWHRFIDQSTDVDATIEQTVAVGPNFSPPTS, encoded by the coding sequence ATGAGCGGCCCAAAAAACTCTGCCTCCTTCGCCAGCGATGTCTCCCAATCCAAGCAATCCGTCTGGGGATCTCGTGCTTCACGCATCAAGAACGTGGCGACATCGGCGCTTTCCAACTTGGTGTTCACCCGACGCCGTCTGTGGACATGGCCCCTGGTCGCCGCCGTGGTTTTGTTCCTGGTCGGCTGGTTCACCCATCGTCACGTCGAACGCCAAGTCGAACACACGCTGGCCCAGCAATTACAAGCCTTGTTGAACGCCGATGTGGCGGCGCTGAAAATCTGGCTGGACGTCCGTGAAGCAGACGCGGAATCTTTGGGCCATGACGAACGGGTATTGGACCTGGTGAGTGGCTTGAAGCAGGTCGCCGATGCTGCTGCGCCACAGCAGCGTACCGCAGCGTTGTTGTCCGCGGCCGAACAACGCACGTTAAGCGATTTGTTGGACGATTGGCTGGAAACCCAAAACGTCCAGGGCTACATGGTGGTCGATCGCACAGGTTTGGTGTTGGCCAGCGACACTGAGGGGGCCGTGGGCAATACGGAGTTGCTACAGAAGTCCTTGCCCCAATTTGACCCCATCTTCGCCGGCGAAACGCACTACCTGCCGCCGATGAAAAGCATCCTGGCCATGCCCGATATCGATGGTGAAATCCGTGCGGGTGTTCCAGTGATGTTCATCAATGCGCCCGTTCAACAAGATGACGGCGAAATCTTGGCCGCGCTGTGCCTGCGGATTCGTCCGGAAGATGAGTTTTCGAAGATCTTGCAAGTCGCACGGTCAGGGCGAACCGGGGAAACCTACGCGTTCAATCGTGACGGTCTGATGGTCACCGCCAGCCGCTTTGATGAAACGTTGAAGGAAATCGGCTTGCTGGAAGACAGCCCTCACGTTCGGTCGTTGCTGAACATCGAATTGCGTGATCCCGGCGTCGACATGACCGTGGGCAATCGCCCCAAGCTTCGACGAAACGAGCAACCGTTAACCGCGCTTGCCCAGTCGGCGACTACCGGGGAATCAGGGCTGAACGTCGGTGGATATCGCGATTACCGTGGCGTCCGTGTCATCGGCGCGTGGACGTGGTTGGACGAATTCGACATCGGCGTGGGAACGGAATTCGATACCTCCGAAGCATTCCAGTCGCTGCAATCACTTCGGATTGCTTTCCTGGGTTTGACGGCGTTACTTGTGCTGGTCACCGCCGGACTGTTCGGGCTGACCTTTTACGCATCCAAACTGGAACGTCAGGGTCGCGAAGCGGCGGTCGAAGCACGACGCCTAGGGCAATATTCACTGGATGAAAAACTGGGTGCCGGTGCGATGGGCGAAGTCTATCGTGCCCACCATCAAATGCTGCACCGTCCGACCGCAGTCAAGCTGCTGAACGTCGATCGTCATGACGAACAGGCCATCGCACGGTTTGAACGCGAAGTTCAAATGACGTGCCGCCTGACGCATCCCAACACGATCGCGATCTTTGATTACGGTCGAACGCCCGAAGGCATTTTCTATTACGCGATGGAATATCTGGACGGGCTGAGCTTGGATGATTTGATCCGTCGGTTCGGCCCACAATCGGCCGGGCGAGTCATCTATCTGCTGCGTCAACTGTGTGGATCTTTGGCCGAAGCCCACGAACAAAAGCTGATCCACCGTGATGTCAAACCAGCCAACATCATGCTGACCCGCTGTGGCGGCATGGCGGATTTCGTCAAGTTGTTGGATTTCGGATTGGTCAAGCCACAAGATTCCGACCGCGAAATGACTCAGGCCGGATCGCTGACCGGCACGCCGCTGTACATGTCACCCGAAGCAATTCAACACCAACCTTTGGATCACCGCAGCGACCTGTATGCCGTCGGTGCGGTCGGATACTACATGCTGACCGGCACGAATGTGTTCCGCGGTCAAAGCATCGTCGAACTGTGCCAACAACACGTCCGTGAGAGCCCCGAATCACCCTCACAACGAATGGGGCGCCCCGTCGACGACGGCTTGGAGCGTGCCCTGATGTGGTGCCTGGAAAAATCGCCGGACGGTCGCCCCAAAAACGCCGACGAATTGGACCAAGCACTGGCCCAGTGCGGCGACGCGTCACGCTGGGACAAGTATGCCGCGAAAGAATGGTGGCACCGCTTCATCGATCAGAGCACCGATGTGGACGCGACGATCGAACAAACCGTCGCAGTCGGCCCCAATTTTTCGCCGCCGACCTCCTAA